Proteins from a single region of Chromobacterium sp. ATCC 53434:
- a CDS encoding efflux RND transporter periplasmic adaptor subunit → MAAGLAACKGAEPAPEAGKPPEVGVVTLEAKDVAVKAELAGRTVAYRSAEVRPQVNGIVLKRHFTEGGLVKAGDLLYQIDPAGYQAALQQAEATLASARAALGSLKGRAERYAELARIDGVSRQEREEADADYRKGLAAAKAGEAAVAAARVDLSRTRVLAPIAGRIGRSAVSEGALVTSGQSAALATIQQLDPMYVDIVQSSQDLLAFKRRQADGELAPAGAAARLKLEDGAPYRHAGKLRFTELNVDRVSGAVTLRAEFPNPEGLLLPGMYVRAELEQGVRRQAVLAPQQGVARDDKGRATALVLGAGGKVEQRVLTTEGTHGAYWLVSAGLKAGDRLIVDGLQRARPGEAAVPVQAGRS, encoded by the coding sequence ATGGCGGCTGGCTTGGCCGCCTGCAAGGGCGCGGAGCCGGCGCCGGAGGCGGGCAAGCCGCCCGAGGTGGGCGTGGTGACGCTGGAGGCCAAGGATGTGGCGGTAAAGGCCGAATTGGCCGGCCGCACCGTGGCCTATCGCAGCGCCGAGGTCAGGCCGCAGGTCAACGGCATCGTGCTGAAACGGCATTTCACCGAGGGCGGCCTGGTCAAGGCCGGGGACCTGCTGTATCAGATAGACCCGGCCGGCTACCAGGCGGCCTTGCAGCAGGCCGAGGCGACGCTGGCCTCCGCCCGCGCCGCGCTGGGCAGCCTGAAGGGCCGCGCCGAGCGTTATGCCGAACTGGCCAGGATAGACGGCGTCAGCCGCCAGGAGCGCGAGGAGGCCGACGCCGATTATCGCAAGGGCCTGGCGGCGGCTAAGGCCGGCGAGGCCGCGGTGGCGGCGGCCAGGGTGGATTTGTCGCGCACCCGCGTGCTGGCGCCGATCGCGGGCCGCATCGGCCGCTCCGCCGTCAGCGAGGGCGCGCTTGTCACGTCGGGCCAGAGCGCGGCTCTGGCCACCATCCAGCAGCTGGACCCGATGTATGTCGACATCGTCCAGTCCAGCCAGGACCTGCTGGCCTTCAAGCGCCGGCAGGCCGACGGCGAATTGGCGCCCGCCGGCGCGGCCGCCAGGCTGAAGCTGGAGGATGGCGCGCCGTATCGGCATGCCGGCAAGCTGCGCTTCACCGAATTGAACGTGGACCGCGTCTCTGGCGCGGTGACGCTGCGCGCGGAATTCCCCAATCCCGAAGGCCTGCTGCTGCCCGGCATGTATGTGCGGGCCGAGCTGGAGCAGGGCGTGCGCCGTCAGGCGGTGCTGGCGCCGCAGCAGGGCGTGGCGCGCGACGACAAGGGCCGCGCCACCGCGCTGGTGCTGGGCGCCGGCGGCAAGGTGGAGCAGCGGGTGTTGACGACCGAGGGCACCCACGGCGCCTACTGGCTGGTGAGCGCCGGGCTGAAGGCCGGCGATCGCCTGATCGTCGACGGCCTGCAGCGCGCCCGTCCGGGCGAGGCGGCGGTCCCGGTCCAGGCGGGGAGGAGCTAG
- the fepB gene encoding Fe2+-enterobactin ABC transporter substrate-binding protein, with protein MPYAHRTRRDALRLTFISGLALLLAACDAPARQEADAAPKAGWPRTLDTPKGKLTLERMPQRIVSTSVTLTGTLLAINAPVVASGGSAAHSKATDDQGFFTQWSEVARQRGVTPLYQGEPNAEAIIAAQPDLIVMAGTGGDSALKLYEQLSQMAPTLVVNYDDKSWQELATLLGRATGRDADARAAIAGFDAEAARVKAALKLPPQPTAALVYYEDGSGANLWTPQSAQGKLLQALGFTLATAPDSVKGNTSMGVRHDIIQLTGEKFADGLRGQSMILFNADQGQVPQVLANPFLAGNAAVRGKQVYAAGLDTFRLDYYSARNLLERLRKQFG; from the coding sequence ATGCCATACGCTCACCGAACCCGCCGCGACGCCCTGCGGCTGACTTTCATCTCCGGCCTGGCCCTGCTGCTGGCCGCCTGTGACGCCCCGGCCCGGCAGGAGGCCGACGCCGCCCCCAAGGCCGGCTGGCCGCGAACGCTGGACACGCCGAAAGGCAAGCTGACGCTGGAGAGGATGCCGCAGCGCATCGTCTCCACCAGCGTGACGCTGACCGGCACCCTGCTCGCCATCAACGCGCCGGTCGTCGCCAGCGGCGGCAGCGCCGCCCATTCCAAGGCCACCGACGACCAGGGCTTCTTCACCCAATGGAGCGAGGTGGCCAGGCAGCGCGGCGTGACGCCGCTATACCAGGGCGAGCCGAACGCCGAGGCCATCATCGCCGCCCAGCCGGACCTGATCGTGATGGCGGGCACCGGCGGCGACTCGGCGCTGAAGCTGTACGAGCAGTTGAGCCAGATGGCCCCGACCCTGGTGGTCAATTACGACGACAAGAGCTGGCAGGAGTTGGCGACGCTGCTGGGCCGGGCCACCGGCCGCGATGCCGACGCCCGCGCCGCCATCGCCGGCTTCGACGCCGAGGCCGCCCGGGTGAAGGCCGCGCTGAAACTGCCGCCGCAACCGACCGCGGCGCTGGTCTATTACGAGGACGGCTCCGGCGCCAATCTGTGGACGCCGCAATCGGCGCAGGGCAAGCTGCTGCAGGCGCTGGGCTTTACCCTGGCCACCGCGCCGGACAGCGTCAAGGGCAATACCAGCATGGGCGTGCGCCACGACATCATCCAGCTGACCGGCGAGAAGTTCGCCGACGGCCTGCGCGGCCAGTCGATGATCCTGTTCAACGCCGACCAGGGCCAGGTGCCGCAGGTGCTGGCCAACCCCTTCCTGGCCGGCAACGCCGCGGTGCGCGGCAAGCAGGTATACGCCGCCGGCCTGGACACCTTCCGCCTCGACTACTACAGCGCCCGCAATCTGCTGGAGCGGCTGCGCAAGCAGTTCGGCTGA
- the entS gene encoding enterobactin transporter EntS has translation MKKSSILVDFSLLKLNPHFRSIFIARMISVFAFGLLMVAVPVQIHQLTGSTLQVGMAMALDGIGMFAGLMCGGVLADRMDRRRLILLGRSSCGLGFLALALNGFMTHPSVAALYAVSAWDGFFTGIGITSLIASIPVIVGRENLPAAGALSMLTVRFGAVLSPLLGGLVITAAGVNWNYLLAGIGTLATLIPLTRLPSLKPQDVEPSHPLRSLLEGFEFLWQNKVVGAVVAVGTLQTLLSAVRVLYPSLAEDGYGGGAFEVGLMYSAVPLGAMLGAFTSGWVGGLGRPGAMMLACVTASSLMIASLGAFTHLAYGLAALAVLGYLGSIASLLQFTLVQGHTPDHLLGRVNSLWNAQDVVGDSLGALGLGALARALAPLMAVSWFGIGAAAAGLLMSAGFGSLRRLAGGHAPEGEADGEPAEQGAGS, from the coding sequence ATGAAAAAATCGTCCATCCTCGTCGATTTCAGCTTGCTCAAGCTGAATCCGCATTTCCGTTCCATTTTCATCGCCCGGATGATCTCGGTGTTCGCCTTCGGCCTCCTGATGGTGGCGGTGCCGGTGCAGATCCACCAGCTGACCGGCTCCACGCTGCAGGTCGGCATGGCGATGGCGCTGGACGGCATCGGCATGTTCGCCGGCCTGATGTGCGGCGGCGTGCTGGCCGACCGCATGGACCGCCGCCGCCTGATCCTGCTCGGCCGCTCCTCTTGCGGCCTGGGCTTCCTGGCATTGGCCCTGAACGGCTTCATGACCCATCCGTCGGTGGCGGCGCTGTACGCGGTGTCGGCCTGGGACGGTTTCTTCACCGGCATCGGCATTACCTCGCTGATTGCGTCGATACCGGTCATCGTCGGTCGCGAGAACCTGCCGGCCGCCGGCGCGCTGAGCATGCTGACCGTGCGCTTCGGCGCGGTGCTGTCGCCGCTGCTGGGCGGCCTCGTCATCACCGCCGCCGGCGTCAACTGGAACTATCTGTTGGCCGGCATCGGCACGCTGGCGACGCTGATCCCGCTGACCCGGCTGCCGTCCTTGAAGCCGCAGGACGTCGAGCCATCGCACCCGCTGCGCTCCTTGCTGGAGGGCTTCGAATTCCTGTGGCAGAACAAGGTGGTCGGCGCGGTGGTGGCGGTGGGCACGCTGCAGACGCTGTTGAGCGCGGTGCGGGTGCTGTACCCGTCGCTGGCCGAGGACGGCTACGGCGGCGGCGCCTTCGAGGTGGGGCTGATGTATTCGGCGGTGCCGCTGGGCGCGATGCTGGGCGCCTTCACCAGCGGCTGGGTGGGCGGCCTCGGTCGTCCCGGCGCGATGATGCTGGCCTGCGTGACCGCTTCGTCGTTGATGATCGCGTCCCTGGGCGCCTTCACCCACCTGGCCTACGGCCTGGCGGCGCTGGCGGTGCTCGGCTATCTGGGTTCGATCGCCTCGCTGCTGCAGTTCACGCTGGTGCAGGGCCATACGCCGGATCACCTGCTGGGCCGCGTCAACAGCCTGTGGAACGCGCAGGACGTCGTCGGCGACAGTCTGGGCGCGCTGGGCCTGGGCGCGCTGGCGCGGGCGCTGGCGCCGCTGATGGCGGTCAGCTGGTTCGGCATCGGCGCGGCGGCGGCCGGCCTGTTGATGAGCGCCGGCTTCGGCTCGCTGCGCCGCCTGGCCGGCGGCCATGCGCCGGAGGGCGAGGCCGACGGCGAACCGGCGGAGCAGGGTGCGGGGTCTTGA
- the fepD gene encoding Fe(3+)-siderophore ABC transporter permease has product MPTSPASSPGRRAALLLACLALLAVVSALSLALGAKPIPLSVVGDSLLGRAVGPDSVIVLQGRLPRTLLGLLAGAALGLSGALIQALSRNPLADPGILGVNAGASFAMVLGVAVFAVDSQLGHMGCAAVGALCATALVYIVGARGRRADPLRIVLAGVAVGAVLMGLSAAITLLDPIAFNRLRYWNAGTLDVRDMAAVGLAAPAILAGGLLALLLARSLNAMALGNDLALSLGGRPLLTQAGTVAAVTLLCGASTAAAGPIGFVGLMIPHVARRLGGVDLRWSLPFTALLAPILLLASDIVGRLLTPGELRVSIVTAFIGAPALIWLARGQHAAGGRT; this is encoded by the coding sequence ATGCCGACAAGCCCCGCCTCCTCGCCTGGACGACGCGCCGCCCTGCTGCTGGCCTGCCTGGCGCTGCTGGCCGTCGTTTCCGCGCTGAGCCTGGCGCTGGGCGCCAAGCCGATCCCGCTGTCCGTCGTCGGCGACAGCCTGCTGGGCCGCGCCGTCGGCCCGGACAGCGTGATCGTGCTGCAGGGGCGGCTGCCGCGCACCTTGCTGGGCCTGCTGGCCGGCGCGGCGCTGGGCCTGTCCGGCGCGCTGATCCAGGCGCTGAGCCGCAATCCGCTGGCCGACCCCGGCATACTCGGCGTCAACGCCGGCGCCAGCTTCGCGATGGTGCTGGGCGTCGCCGTCTTCGCCGTCGACAGCCAACTCGGCCACATGGGCTGCGCGGCGGTCGGCGCGCTCTGCGCCACCGCGCTGGTCTACATCGTCGGCGCGCGCGGCCGCCGCGCCGATCCGCTGCGCATCGTGCTGGCCGGCGTCGCCGTCGGCGCGGTGCTGATGGGCCTGTCGGCCGCCATCACCCTGCTCGACCCGATCGCCTTCAACCGGCTGCGCTACTGGAACGCCGGCACGCTGGACGTGCGCGACATGGCCGCCGTCGGCCTGGCCGCGCCGGCCATCCTGGCCGGCGGCCTGCTGGCGCTGTTGCTGGCGCGGTCGCTGAACGCGATGGCCCTCGGCAACGACCTGGCGCTCAGCCTGGGCGGCCGGCCGCTGCTGACCCAGGCCGGCACCGTCGCCGCCGTCACGCTGCTGTGCGGCGCCAGCACCGCCGCCGCCGGGCCGATAGGCTTCGTCGGCCTGATGATTCCGCACGTCGCCCGGCGGCTGGGCGGCGTCGACCTGCGCTGGAGCCTGCCCTTCACCGCGCTGCTCGCCCCGATTCTGCTGCTGGCCTCCGACATCGTCGGCCGCTTGCTGACGCCGGGCGAATTGCGGGTGTCCATCGTCACCGCCTTCATCGGCGCCCCGGCGCTGATCTGGCTGGCGCGCGGCCAACACGCGGCCGGGGGACGGACATGA